A single Vanacampus margaritifer isolate UIUO_Vmar chromosome 14, RoL_Vmar_1.0, whole genome shotgun sequence DNA region contains:
- the rpl28 gene encoding large ribosomal subunit protein eL28 — MSAHLQWMVIRNCSSFLLKRNGQTYSTESNNLKSRNSFRFNGLVHKKTVGVQPAADGKGVVVVIKKRAGQNRPATSYNKITINKNARATLNSVRHIIRNRKNNYRKDLRMAALRRVSAILKSQKPVVVKKKRTRATKTA, encoded by the exons ATGTCGGCCCATTTGCAGTGGATGGTGATCAGGAACTGCTCCAGCTTCCTCCTCAAGAGGAATGGACAAACCTACAGTACT GAGTCCAACAACCTGAAGTCCAGGAACTCGTTCCGCTTCAACGGACTGGTGCACAAGAAGACGGTGGGCGTGCAGCCGGCGGCTGACGGCAAAGGAGTGGTCGTCGTGATCAAGAAGCGCGCAG GTCAGAACAGGCCTGCCACTTCTTACAACAAGATCACCATCAACAAGAACGCCCGCGCCACCCTCAACAGCGTGCGCCACATCATCCGCAACCGCAAGAACAACTACAGGAAGGACCTGCGCATG GCCGCCCTGCGTCGTGTCAGCGCCATTCTGAAGAGCCAGAAGCCCGTGGTGGTCAAGAAGAAACGCACCAGGGCTACCAAGACCGCATAA